In Erigeron canadensis isolate Cc75 chromosome 6, C_canadensis_v1, whole genome shotgun sequence, the following are encoded in one genomic region:
- the LOC122603957 gene encoding E3 ubiquitin-protein ligase WAV3, whose product MGSKWKKVKMALVSNLCVYVPTSETDDSPPPPYSGGYSDAALLSPAPVTRPASPSLRLSKSFNRSSKKTCTICLASMKRGEGQAIFTAECSHSFHFHCIASNVKHGNQICPVCRAKWKEVPLQGSAGSGPPLGRTRINPVNWTQDHSVMTLLRPIPPRPNSPRHAASPIFPGPEPSVFNDDEPLDTKISNKPSSENSCLKRVLVKTYTEVPAVPRSSAANDFTVLIHLKAPSSIAGIKSSTHQGPTFNQVSQTPRAPVDLVTVLDTSGSMAGTKLALLKRAMGFVIQNLGPADRLAVIAFSSNARRLFPLRKMSDTGKQQALQAVNSLVANGGTNIAEGLRKGAKVMEDRRENNPVGSIILLSDGQDTYTVNGSSKCGGQKDQSTNYELLLPKSIHGGEGNSGIKIPVHAFGFGTDHDASSMHSISEISGGTFSFIETEGVIQDAFAQCIGGLLSVVVKDARVILKSVNPDVIVRSLKAGSYKNHLMADGKSGCIDVGDLYADEERDFLVSVNIPTELTSNETCLLKVRCHYIDPFTKETVNLETVDVGIRRPENLGNEVAVSIEVDRQKNRLQAAEAMLKARTAAEEGDMAQAIDTLENCRRILSETVSAKSGDRLCVALDAELKEMQERMASRHMYEASGRAYILSGLSSHSWQRATMRGDSTDRSSLVQSYQTPSMVEMVTRSQASLLGSPSAQRLVRPIWSFASPKPR is encoded by the exons ATGGGGAGTAAATGGAAGAAAGTGAAAATGGCTTTAGTTTCTAATCTTTGTGTTTACGTACCTACATCTGAAACAGATGACTCACCGCCGCCGCCGTATTCCGGTGGGTATTCCGATGCCGCTTTGTTGTCTCCGGCGCCGGTTACTCGTCCGGCTTCTCCAAGTTTACGTTTGTCTAAAAGCTTCAACAGATCTTCtaag AAAACGTGCACGATATGCTTAGCTTCAATGAAACGCGGGGAAGGCCAAGCTATTTTTACAGCAGAATGTTCACATTCATTCCATTTCCATTGTATAGCTTCAAATGTGAAACATGGTAATCAAATCTGCCCGGTTTGCAGAGCAAAATGGAAAGAAGTTCCGTTACAGGGCTCTGCTGGCTCGGGCCCTCCATTAGGAAGAACAAGAATAAATCCTGTAAATTGGACGCAAGACCATTCGGTGATGACTTTACTCCGCCCAATACCACCTCGTCCAAACAGCCCTCGCCATGCTGCCTCCCCGATTTTTCCAGGTCCGGAACCGTCCGTTTTTAATGATGACGAACCATTGGACACCAAAATTTCAAATAAACCTTCTTCAGAAAATTCTTGTTTGAAAAGGGTATTAGTCAAAACATACACTGAAGTTCCAGCAGTTCCACGATCAAGTGCTGCAAATGATTTTACGGTCTTGATCCACCTCAAAGCTCCGTCTTCCATTGCTGGGATTAAATCTAGCACACACCAAGGTCCCACTTTTAACCAAGTTAGCCAGACCCCACGTGCTCCTGTCGATCTCGTCACCGTTCTTGATACAAGTGGTAGCATGGCAGGTACGAAGCTAGCTCTTTTGAAGCGGGCCATGGGTTTTGTGATACAGAATCTTGGACCTGCTGATAGGCTGGCTGTGATTGCCTTCTCCTCCAATGCTCGCCGCCTCTTTCCCCTTAGGAAAATGTCAGATACAGGAAAGCAACAAGCGCTACAGGCTGTCAATTCTTTGGTGGCAAATGGTGGCACCAATATTGCTGAAGGTTTGAGAAAAGGTGCAAAGGTGATGGAAGACCGAAGGGAGAACAACCCTGTTGGGAGTATCATTTTATTATCAGATGGACAAGACACTTATACTGTGAATGGTAGTTCAAAGTGTGGCGGACAGAAAGATCAGTCAACAAATTATGAATTACTTCTTCCCAAGTCTATTCATGGCGGTGAGGGAAACTCCGGAATCAAAATACCGGTCCATGCATTTGGGTTCGGGACGGACCATGATGCTTCTTCAATGCACTCTATTTCTGAGATTTCGGGTGGAACATTTTCATTTATTGAGACTGAAGGTGTGATTCAAGATGCATTTGCACAATGTATAGGCGGACTTTTGAGTGTTGTGGTTAAAGATGCTAGAGTGATCCTCAAGAGTGTGAACCCTGATGTTATTGTCCGATCTTTAAAGGCTGGTAGCTACAAGAATCACTTGATGGCGGATGGGAAATCTGGTTGCATTGACGTGGGAGATTTGTATGCCGATGAAGAGAGGGATTTTCTTGTTTCAGTCAACATCCCAACAGAGTTGACTTCGAATGAGACTTGTTTGTTAAAGGTGAGATGTCATTACATTGATCCATTCACCAAAGAAACTGTCAACTTAGAGACTGTGGATGTGGGGATCAGAAGACCAGAAAATCTTGGCAATGAAGTTGCTGTGTCCATTGAAGTCGATAGACAAAAAAATAGGTTACAAGCAGCAGAAGCCATGCTAAAAGCTAGAACTGCAGCGGAAGAAGGTGATATGGCACAAGCCATTGATACCCTCGAGAACTGCAGGCGGATTCTCTCTGAGACGGTCTCGGCTAAGTCAGGCGACCGTCTCTGTGTTGCACTGGATGCCGAACTCAAGGAGATGCAAGAGAGGATGGCTAGTAGACACATGTATGAAGCATCAGGAAGGGCTTACATATTATCAGGGCTAAGCTCACACTCATGGCAACGAGCGACGATGCGTGGAGACTCAACTGACCGTTCAAGCCTGGTTCAATCCTACCAAACCCCGTCAATGGTTGAGATGGTGACTCGATCTCAAGCTTCTCTTTTGGGCAGCCCTTCGGCACAAAGATTGGTTCGTCCTATATGGTCATTTGCatcaccaaaaccaaggtag
- the LOC122604868 gene encoding TMV resistance protein N-like — protein sequence MSFLRAACMDPFLASLPRTSTVRIVFRHVREFIAKSLSSSSSCSDTNTIPTRRCWTYDVFLNFHGKDTRNNFVSHLYAALEQAGSRTFKDDKKLPKGKPISLELMKAIQESRIHVVILSKHYANSTWCLDELAEIIIGGHHCQNNATPVRQKVLPVFYHVDPSDVRDQKGTFHAAFKRHQVKYKNDVEKVKRWRKALQMAADISGWHVSKTASGYVIHQFVPPPFAGHPNSA from the coding sequence ATGTCTTTCTTGCGGGCTGCCTGCATGGATCCTTTCCTGGCTTCACTTCCCAGAACCTCTACTGTTAGAATCGTATTTCGCCATGTGAGGGAATTTATAGCTAAGTCTTTATCCTCATCGTCGTCCTGCAGTGACACTAATACAATACCGACTAGAAGATGCTGGACGTACGATGTGTTCCTAAACTTTCATGGGAAAGACACAAGAAACAACTTTGTAAGCCATCTGTATGCTGCTTTGGAGCAGGCCGGATCACGCACATTTAAGGATGACAAGAAGCTTCCCAAAGGGAAACCCATTTCCTTGGAACTTATGAAAGCTATTCAAGAGTCAAGGATACATGTGGTCATCCTCTCTAAACACTATGCCAACTCTACTTGGTGTTTGGATGAACTTGCCGAGATCATCATCGGCGGCCATCATTGTCAAAACAATGCTACGCCGGTTAGACAAAAGGTTCTACCGGTTTTTTACCACGTGGATCCATCTGATGTCCGTGATCAGAAGGGAACTTTTCATGCAGCATTCAAGAGGCACCAAGTGAAATACAAAAATGATGTGGAAAAGGTGAAGAGATGGAGGAAAGCTTTACAGATGGCCGCAGATATATCAGGATGGCATGTTTCCAAAACAGCCAGTGGGTACGTAATTCATCAATTCGTTCCCCCTCCCTTTGCTGGACATCCCAATTCGGCATAA